The DNA sequence gagagagagagagagagagagagagagagagagagagagagagagagagagagagagagagagagagagagagagaaatgcgagagatagagagagagaaagtgttatgaattttattttttatttgttttaggggtaaaattgtaaggaaaaaatggtttaagtatattttgcatAATGTAAAATATGCTAGCATATTTTTAGTGTACCATTTATTTTTAAGCATATattgtcaaatttccctttttaaaccacactataataaataagtagtgtataaatctattaataaattaataaaaaaaaagtcattttaaaaatatatataaaaaaattcattaaatagaatataaattattgaattctgaaacaTGAGAGAAATGAAAGCTATGAAGTGGAGACTTTtagtgaaaaatattttttaaaaataaatgtcaGGTGAATAAGTACGTCATGATATGATGATAGTTATGTATTTTATCGTGCTAATGATGATGACTCCGACAAGATATTAACTCTTCTTCATGACTTTGAAATTGCCTCTGGACAGAAGATAAACTTTTCGAAATCGTCTGTCTTCTTCGAATTTGTAACACACAGCCTGCTATGCGTACTCTCACTTGTCAAAAGATGGGAATTCAGGAAGCAGGGGAGAACAGCCTGTACTTAGGTCTTCCTTGCACCATTGGAAGAAATAAGAATGCGGTATTCGATTTCGTGAAGGACAAAGTGTGTAAGCGTATTCTTAGTTGGGAAGGACGGTTCTTATCAAAGGCAGGTAAAGAACTTCTTCTTAAAACAGTGGCTCAAGCTATTCCGAATCATGCAATGTCTGTTTTTCTGTTGCCTATGAAGACTTGTAAAGCCATTGAAAGTGTTATGAGCAAGTACTGGTGGCAATCACAAAAGCAAAGCCGTGGGGTGTCTTGGTTGAGCTGGAATAAGTTATGCAATCATAAGAATGGGTCTTGGTTTTAAAGATCTTAGACAGTATAATATTGCATTATTGGGAAAGCAATCATGGAGGTTGTTGGTGCATGAATCTGCATTAGTAACAAGGGTATTCAAAGCAAGGTATTTCCCTAAAAGTTCTTTCTTGGCTGCCCCTTTGGGAAACAACCCAAGCTATGTGTGGAGAAGCTTGTTTGAAACAAAAAATCTAATGTTGGCAGGGGTAAGAAAGAGTATTGCTAGTGGCTTGCAAACTCCTATTCTTGATGTCCCGTGGCTGCCTCATGAAGATTGTCCTTTTGTTCAATCGGATCACCCTGCACTTGCAAACCAGTTGGTGTCTTCTTTAATGTGTATCAATGATAAACAATGGGATATGGACATCATTAAGGACCTATTTAATGAGAGAGATCAAAGATTAATTTTGAGTATTCCATTGCCTTTAACTGTACACGAAGACTGCTGGTCTTGGAGTAAAGAAAAAACTGGTTTTTACTCTGTTAAAAGTGCATACAGATGGCTAAGAAACCAGTCAATTCCTGCTGGTGTGGATTCGGGTTTATGAAAAAATTTCTGGAAGCTGAAGGTGCAACCGAAGGTCCTTCACTTCGGGTGGAGAGCTATGTCTGGTATACTTGCTACTAAAGTTGAACTCAACTCTAAACATGTCTATGTTAACAACTTATGTAGCTTCTGCAACACGGCCGAAGAGTCTATAATGCATGTTTTAGTGAGTTGTAACTTTGCTAAGTCTTGCTGGGTTCGATCTTCTCTCAACATCATTTCTTTCTCTCagcattatttttattcttgGTTCCAAGATTTAATGAGTAGTAACTCAGGTGAACAACTTGAGGAAGCTCTTATGGTCGCTTGGGCCATTTGGAATGCAAGAAACAATTTGCTATGGAATCAAAAATCTACTACAGCAGCTGAGGTAATTCTTTCTGCAAGAACTCATCTTTACCAATGGCAGTGTGCTCAACAATCTAAATTGGAGCCTCCTTTGTCTCATTTCGAGATAGGGAAGGAGGCAGAGCACTGGACGAAACCGGAAAGGAATATGGTAAAGATTAATGTGGATGGGGCTATCTTTGAGGCAATGCATTCTTTTGGCTTTGGTTTCATTGCTCGAGACTGTCATGGAGAGATCATTGAAGCTGGTTCTTTTAATAAGAATGGGACATCTTCTCCTGAGCTTGTTGAATTGATTGGCATCAAAGAGGCTCTCAGTTGGATCAAGGATAAATCATGGGGCAGAATTGTGCTTGAGTCCGACTGCTTACTGGCGGTTCAAGCCATACATACCAGTGTTGCTTTGCCTTCTACATTTGGTATGTTGGTTCAAGATTGTCAACACCTGCTTTCACAGATGTCTCATGTTagtttgtgttttgttaaacgtTCTGCTAATAAGGCCGCGCATTTCCTTGCGCGTAATTCTTGTTATTTGTCAGATCGTTTTTTTGTTAAGGATACCTCTCCTTATGATTTGCTAAGAATTGTACTGGATGatattaaagtttaaataaAAGCAtcattttcattcaaaaaaaaaaaaaaaaaaggttatttgctttttttttttttttgacataaaaggtcatttatttatttttttaaaaaaacaaaaattaacttACCTTGTaacgagttttttttttttttttgaaaatgttaGGGTAAATCTTTTTGCTTGGAAtatgatttaaaaattattatttgttattatttttcaaaaagaaacttaaaaacaTCAAAATGATTACAAAGCAATGAAAATAAATGCatctatttatcttttttaagaaaataattttaataagataagtattaaattttatataaatactatataaaaaaatattaaaattctacaattttttttaatagtgaagatttttaatataacaaatAGTGAGTACTTTAACAAATactcttaaataattaataaatattaaaccattattgtTGACAAGTTTGACATGAAAACAAAGAAGTACCAACTACTAAATTGCAAACATAAACAATTTCATAGTTAAATCGGCATGTGTTGCAACATAACGAATGCGAATAATCATCCAACAAAGGCCACGACTTTCTTTTTCGGTTTGGAAATTGGCACTGAAATAACTTTGGAATGAGAAAGTTAGGATTTTGAGTAAGCCATAATTTTTGAGCTATATGCTTCAATTTCTCTCGGCATTCTCTCATTTGGGCACTTGTTTTAACACGACCCAACAATTGTATTCCATGCCTAATACCACTTTGCTTTGTTTCATCATCactttcatcttcttctttacaAATTAAGATGATACCCATAAAATAAGAAGCTCCAAGATGACCTGCATTGGTAGCTTTTTCTAACAGTTCTATACCAGACTTCTTTTTCTTGTGAAAATTCAAGTATTCAGtctgtataaatattatatatataaaaaaattagaaatataattaaaaataaaataaacaattatgcGTGATATTAAAAAAGTTATGTAATTATTACCACCCCTAATCGATACATGGCTTCTGAATTTTGACTGTTGAGGCATTTCGTGAAGAGGGTAGTTGCTTCCTCGGACATGTACAAATCCCATGGGTGACAAGAAAGCTCATCAAGTGAtagtttattataaatatagtgATCATTATCTTTGGCTAATTTATTAAACAATTTCCAACTGcacaaaaatgacatttttaattaagaatatatataataatttaagatgCAACACTAATactaaatttgaaataaaaattaacttgacaataattaagtttataataatgataataataaattattatatattatctttTGGATGATGTGTTAATATTATTACTCATTTGGAGCCGTTGCTTTTAAAGAAGTAAtatttggaccttgtgttttatAGAAGATTAAAAATAGTTACTTAGGCTCAATTTtgatcaaattaaatatttttgaatataaaatttttttaagaaaaagttGATAAACTCCAAGTCTTATATtgcttatattaaaatatatatatttacaaaatataaggTTCAAATATTATGGGAAAGGGATACGtgtttattaattaagggaATAAAATAAACATGTAATAATTACCTTAATTTAGCAttgaaaaaatcagaaattgatATGGTAGCAACATGAGCTAGTATATCCACAATTAAATCATTGGGAAGCCAATCAATAGTCTTTGTTGAATTTATTGGAAGACTAGTCTCATCATCTGTAAATTTTGGGTCACTCTTGCTTTGTTTCTGAATTTTCTTTGTACAAGAAATACTGATTTCTCTTGAGACATTATTTTTTCTCCTTATCGGCTTCATTATTCTTCAAGCCTTATATCTACATCCAAGAaagaaacatttttttttttatatatatgcgaCATTATAtgcattttaaaagaaaaaacgctacatatatatatattatattatgaaCTACATAAATCATAGTAAAGTAGTAAACATACCTGAATGAAACTTGCTACTAATAAAGAGTGATATGATAATAAACTTAGTCGAGTATTATTGTTGGAGATTTGAAACTATGAGTATTTAATTGAGAAATACGATCTTATATATAAAACTTCAGTAGAGAGATTTATAATAAACGTATTAGGAGTAGGAGATATAGAAGTTTCCTAAACTAATATGATTAGGATTTAGTTTCctttttagattttattagttttgactAAGTTTCCTAAGGAttattaccttttttttttttttttaaatgaagatTTAAATATGCAGGcaacattatttatttttcgtgatttaaattgaaaagataaaacaattataaatcatcatttttttttacaaaaaattataatgtaaataattgtatttttctttcaaaaattattatatattgaatatattttaaaatattaaaaaatccaaaaaaaaatatatgaactaAATATCGCTCTTTAGAGAAAATCCGTTTAATTGCAAGAGAATggcactaattttttttttcttttttcgatAGGCTGCACTTTATTATCAGCCTGAAACTTACGTACATTCTTACCTCAAGCAACTCCTATAATGACCTTTTTAAGGGTAACAAGTGGAATCAATGAAAGCAACAAGAAAGGAATTGGGAGTTGCAGTTCAGTAAATAGAGGAACACTTTTAGAGGGATAAGATGTGGCAGTAAAAGTATTGGAAAATGGACTTAAGATTTATGATGCTGAATGTGAGTATTAACATTCATCTAGTAAACCTGATTTTAAGCCTTAGAACTAGACTATATGCCCTTGAGAAGTGGTCATACTCGAATGAACTCCACTTGAGTTTCCTACAGAGATTGCACATCAGCTGTTGAATATCTTCACCATGGTTATTCGACACCAATTTTTCATTTTGATTTGAAGCTTAGCAATGTTTTACTAGATCAAGATATGGTTGCTTCTGTAGCTGACTGGTATTCCAAAGCTCATAAAATAGAGAAGACTCTATGAGGCAAACCATGACTCTGGACATTCAGACACATGGCTATAGGAAAGATATAACTATTAGAGGTATGTATGTTGTGGGTGAGTGAatctataaatttaaaattagataaTTTAATGTTCAAGTCTTCCTTAAagggttatcattttaatacagAGCATGGACTGGAAGGTTTGGTTTCGAGAAAGAGGGGATGTTTATAGTTATGGTATCACACTCATGGAGATTGGAGACATTCACTGGAAAAAGGCAACTCATGAAATGTTCACTAGAGAAATGAATTTAAAACAAAGGATTGAAAATTCAATTCAACATACAATAAACTGAAGTCATAAATTCAATTTACTGAGGACAGAAGAGGAACACTATGCGCTTAGAACGGAATGTCTATCTGCCATAGTGAAATCGGCTCTAACTTATTCTGTTACACAGCACCAGAAGATAGGACAGATATGAAAAAAGTGGCAGCCACATTGAACAAAGTCAAAATGTTAAAAGTCCAATGACTTGCCCGTCCAAATCAATCTTAAAAGTCATTAGGTCTTCAGATTCTGTAGAGTTGCAAGTAGACGGCTTATACCAGAAACAAACTGCAGTATATAAATTACTTCTTATTCAAAGGAATCCTATACAAATTATTGTAAGGcataaaatacataaacaaACATGACATGGTAAATGGATGACAAAATCTGTTTAtaaaatcaaatgaaaataaatatataaacggCAGCAGTTGCAGCAAAAATAGCATTGAAAGTATTCAAGTTTATATATTCAGATGCTGACCTTAttgaaataaaaatctaaatatttaaCTTTTGAAGCAGCCTCAACCCTTCaccctttttcttttgtttaacTTTTGTAGTAAGAACTTGTTGAAGATAGTTTATGACAATATTTCTTAGTTCTTATTTTCCATTTTAAGTCgttatttcttttcttattaCACTATGCTCTCCATATTTTTCCCTCGCAAATTTGATTGTTATATAtcttgagtttcatatataatcATGTATTAGTTTCTTATAGATTATaactatatatctatatttccaaataaataacaacaacaataataaaaactttTAACTCATATTGGAATGATTATTTAAGTTGGACATGTTTTTACAGTTTTCTTATGGAAATATTTGTGAAAGATATAATAGTGCATACCATTCtaacaaagaaagaaagaaaaggtaaaagaaaacaataattACAACTCAAAACAAAGTTACAGTTTGCTGAATATatataaaacagaaaattattaCAGGAAGTTGATAATTAATCTGTAAAGTTGGAGTAAATTTAACAGTATCATCATTGatcaagatgaagaagaagtggTGGTAGGCATTGGGTAGCGGCACAAAGGGCACAAGTGGCTAATTTCGAGCCATTGAACAATGCAATCCTTGTGAAACACATGAGAACAAGGCATCTCTACCCCTTTGCTTCTACAATCACCAAAAGATGAAATCTTCTCCAAACAGATACTGCAAGTCTCGCTACTCAAACCGTCGTCATCATCGCTTAAGTCTTGAAGGGCGCGAATGGAGTCTTGCGTGGCAGGGACAGTCTGAACAGTGTCAAGCGCCTCTCTGAAGCTACGGTCAAGTACATCCTCGTCTTGCTGCTGTTGCTGAAGAGGAGTAGGAAAGCGTGCAGTTATGGTATGGATATTGATAGATACAGCGACATAGAGGGAGTTGGGGTTGGCTTCTAAATTGCGCAACGCAAAAGTTGATATGTGGGGGGTAGCGAGATCGATGAAGGGGAGCTCTAAATTCGACCCCATGAGAACGATTTGAGTGAGGGTGTCATGCATTATCAAGAAGCTTCTTTGGTCAAGGTAATGTGTCTTAGTAGTAGTGGTAGTTGGTAATAATAAATTCTCAGAGTAGTCGATGATTGTGTGGCTTAAGCGTACATGAAAGACTATAAATTTGATACCATCATGACGagtaaaattaggaatataagGAGTATCATCAAAACTCAACCTCACGTAGCGACGACTAACAACCGCCATTCTTGCACTAACGGAAGAAAAAGAGTCTAGTTGAATATTTAGTTCGAGATGTTCTTATATAGaagtatgttagagagatttaTAACAAGTTACTaggatttattattaattttaaaatttaaaacatcCTCATAGAATTAGGATttggtttttatatattttaaatttttaatcttatttgatgaagattttttttttttttattttctataaaaaagaaagatgatatattttttttactcttCCGTGATTAAGGGACAaaacaa is a window from the Cannabis sativa cultivar Pink pepper isolate KNU-18-1 chromosome 1, ASM2916894v1, whole genome shotgun sequence genome containing:
- the LOC133033724 gene encoding uncharacterized protein LOC133033724, with the protein product MRTLTCQKMGIQEAGENSLYLGLPCTIGRNKNAVFDFVKDKVCKRILSWEGRFLSKAGKELLLKTVAQAIPNHAMSVFLLPMKTYLRQYNIALLGKQSWRLLVHESALVTRVFKARYFPKSSFLAAPLGNNPSYVWRSLFETKNLMLAGVRKSIASGLQTPILDVPWLPHEDCPFVQSDHPALANQLVSSLMCINDKQWDMDIIKDLFNERDQRLILSIPLPLTVHEDCWSWSKEKTGFYSVKSAYRWLRNQSIPAGVDSGL
- the LOC133033728 gene encoding uncharacterized protein LOC133033728, producing the protein MSGILATKVELNSKHVYVNNLCSFCNTAEESIMHVLVSCNFAKSCWVRSSLNIISFSQHYFYSWFQDLMSSNSGEQLEEALMVAWAIWNARNNLLWNQKSTTAAEVILSARTHLYQWQCAQQSKLEPPLSHFEIGKEAEHWTKPERNMVKINVDGAIFEAMHSFGFGFIARDCHGEIIEAGSFNKNGTSSPELVELIGIKEALSWIKDKSWGRIVLESDCLLAVQAIHTSVALPSTFGMLVQDCQHLLSQMSHVSLCFVKRSANKAAHFLARNSCYLSDRFFVKDTSPYDLLRIVLDDIKV
- the LOC133033734 gene encoding uncharacterized protein LOC133033734, producing the protein MKPIRRKNNVSREISISCTKKIQKQSKSDPKFTDDETSLPINSTKTIDWLPNDLIVDILAHVATISISDFFNAKLSWKLFNKLAKDNDHYIYNKLSLDELSCHPWDLYMSEEATTLFTKCLNSQNSEAMYRLGVTEYLNFHKKKKSGIELLEKATNAGHLGASYFMGIILICKEEDESDDETKQSGIRHGIQLLGRVKTSAQMRECREKLKHIAQKLWLTQNPNFLIPKLFQCQFPNRKRKSWPLLDDYSHSLCCNTCRFNYEIVYVCNLVVGTSLFSCQTCQQ
- the LOC133033737 gene encoding putative RING-H2 finger protein ATL50, giving the protein MAVVSRRYVRLSFDDTPYIPNFTRHDGIKFIVFHVRLSHTIIDYSENLLLPTTTTTKTHYLDQRSFLIMHDTLTQIVLMGSNLELPFIDLATPHISTFALRNLEANPNSLYVAVSINIHTITARFPTPLQQQQQDEDVLDRSFREALDTVQTVPATQDSIRALQDLSDDDDGLSSETCSICLEKISSFGDCRSKGVEMPCSHVFHKDCIVQWLEISHLCPLCRYPMPTTTSSSS